In the genome of Streptomyces sp. SAI-127, the window CTGGACCCGGCCTGCGGCACCGGCGCCCTTCTGCGGGCCGCCGCGACCCGCCCCGACCAGGAGCTCCACGCCCAGGACAGCGCCCCCGAACTCGCCGCGCTCACCACGCTCCGGCTCGCCCTGCAGACCTGGTCCACCGTGCGCGGGGCGGTCGGCGACAGCCTGCGCGCCGACGCCCACCCGGGGCTGCGCGCCGACGCCGTCCTGTGCCACCCGCCGTTCAACGAGCGCAACTGGGGCCACGACGAGCTCGCCTACGACCCCCGCTGGGAGTACGGCTTCCCGGCCCGCACCGAGTCCGAGCTCGCCTGGGTCCAGCACGCACTCGCCCGCCTCAAGGACGGCGGCGCCGGCGTCCTGCTCATGCCGCCCGCCGCCGCCTCCCGCCGCTCCGGCCGCCGTATCCGCGCCGACCTGCTGCGCCGCGGTGCCCTGCGCGCCGTGATCGCCCTGCCGCTCGGAGCGGCACCGCCGTACAACATCCCGCTGCACCTGTGGGTGCTGCGCCGCCCGGAGAAGGCGCCCGCCCAGCCCGAGGTGCTCCTCGTCGACGTGGGCCAGTTCGCGGGGGAGGGGCGCGGTGGGCCGGACTGGCGGGCCCTGCGCGAGGCCGTTCTCGACGCCTGGCAGGCCTTCGGGCGGCCCGGCCGCTTCGCCGAACGGCCCGGACTGGCCCGCGCGCTGCCCGTCATCGAACTCCTCGACGACGACGTGGACCTCGCTCCCGCCCGCCACCTGCCACCCCCCACGGCGGCCGACGGCGCCGAACAGCTCACGGCCGTGCGCGAGCACCTGGGCGAGACCCTGCGCCTGACCGCCGACCTCACCCCGCCGCGCGCCGACGCCGCGCACCCCGCGCGGTGGCCGCTCACCACCATCGGCGAACTCGCGCGCGGGGGAGCCCTGATGCTGCGCACGGGCGGAAACGGCGGCCACGCACGCGTACCCGTGCTCACCGACCACGACGTCCTCTTCGGGGCCGACCCCTCCGGGACGCTTCCCGAGAGCGAGGAGGACGCCGTACTGACCGAACCGGGCGACGTCGTCGTACCGGTGCTGGGCGGGGGCTCGGTGGCGCGCGTGATCGACGCGGCGACCGCGGGCGCCGCCCTGGGGCGCAACCTCGTGCTGCTGCGCCCCGATCCGGCGGCGCTCGACCCCTGGTTCCTGGCCGGCTTCCTGCGCGGCACCGCCAACAACCGCCAGGCCAGCAGTTATGCCTCCACCGCGACCCGCCTGGACGTGCGCAGGCTCCAGTTGCCCAGGCTCCCGCTCGACGAACAACGGCGATACGGCGAACGCTTCCGCGCGCTCGACGAGTTCGAGCGGGCGCTCAGGCACGCGGGGCGGCTCGGAGAGCAGCTCGTGCGCGGGATGTACGACGGGCTCACCGATGGAACGGTCGCGCCCGACTGATCAGGACGACAACGGTTCGGTACAACCCGTGACCAGTTGTCGGTGTCGGCCTATACGCTCGAACCCCACATCGAATCCCGGTTCAGGAGCGTTCATGTACGGCCACGGCGCGGCGCCGCCCGCCCGCAGCTCGGGCACCGTCATCACCTTGCGCGTGCTGTTCGCCGCCGCCGGTTTCCTCTCGTGCGGCCTGCTCGCCTGCGCTCCGCTGTTCCGGGTCGCCTTCCTGCGCGGGCGGTCGGTCGACTGGGTGCTGTCCTGGGCGAGCCTTCCGCTGTCCATCGCGTGTTTCGCGGTGGTCGGCTCACTGCCCGAGAGCGATCCCCGGACCGACGTCGCCATGTCGCTGGTTTTGCTGCTCGGCCTCTTCAGCAGTGTGTACTTCCTCGTGATGGACATCCGGGTGCACCAGCAGAGGCGGTTCGCCGGCTACCCGCCGCCCCAGGGCCCGACCGTCCACACCGGCTACGGCTATCCGCAGCCGACGCCGCCGTACACGTCCACGCTCCTGCCGCAGCCGCCGACTCCTCCGGTCTCCGCGCCCGGTGTCGTCCCGCCCCCGCCGCAGCGCCCCGCGCCTGCCCGGATCGACCAGGTGCGCGCCGAACTCGACGAGCTCAGCGACTATCTGCGCAAGCACGACGGCAACCCCGAGGGCGGCAGGTGACCGTGGCGACAGGACGTGTCGTCGCCGGACGCTATGAACTGTCCACGCTCATCGGCCAGGGCGGCATGGGCCAGGTGTGGACGGCGTACGACCAGCGGCTCGACCGGCGCGTGGCGGTGAAGCTGCTGCGCCCCGACAAGGTGGCCGGGCAGGAGGCGGACGAACTGCGCCGCCGGTTCGTCCGGGAGTGCCGGGTGACCGCGCAGGTCGACCACCCCGGGCTCGTCACCGTGCACGACGCGGGCAGCGAGGGCGAGGAGCTGTTCCTCGTCATGCAGTACGTCGACGGCGCGGACCTCTCCGACCATCTCGCCGAGCACGACCCGTACCCCTGGCAGTGGGCGGTCGCCGTCGCCGCGCAACTGTGCGCCGTACTGAGTGCCGTGCACGCCGTACCGATCGTCCACCGCGACCTCAAGCCGCGCAACGTGATGGTGAAGCAGGACGGCACGGTCACCGTCCTCGACCTCGGTGTCGCCTCCGTCATGGACACCGACACCACCCGCCTCACCCACACCGGTTCGCCGATCGGCTCGCCCGCCTACATGGCGCCCGAGCAGGCCATGGGCGGGGCGGTCGGTCCGTACACCGACCTGTACGCGCTCGGCGTACTGCTGCACGAACTGCTCAGCGGCGACGTCCCCTTCGCGGGCTCCACCGCGCTCGGCGTGCTGCACCGGCACCTGTACGAGCCCCCGCTGCCCGTGCGCCGCACCC includes:
- a CDS encoding N-6 DNA methylase is translated as MQDNATEVTAAGIARLAGVGRAAVSNWRRRHADFPRPVGGTETSPSFALAEVESWLRKQGKLAEVPLRERVWQQLSGHPEGPVTALTHAGCLLLLIHDRPTVWLEVGAGSDERLSEMLPGALREVFTPRFGPEAAMSTPPAVNTLDAVNTVNAPNAVDAPDVVNPAPPASGVHTPSAVNTPAAVNTHPAVRLPTVPELLPSAPLLRGVAELAAELGARQTFEFLLGRHLDANPRQYTLTPADLAALMADLAGPARTVLDPACGTGALLRAAATRPDQELHAQDSAPELAALTTLRLALQTWSTVRGAVGDSLRADAHPGLRADAVLCHPPFNERNWGHDELAYDPRWEYGFPARTESELAWVQHALARLKDGGAGVLLMPPAAASRRSGRRIRADLLRRGALRAVIALPLGAAPPYNIPLHLWVLRRPEKAPAQPEVLLVDVGQFAGEGRGGPDWRALREAVLDAWQAFGRPGRFAERPGLARALPVIELLDDDVDLAPARHLPPPTAADGAEQLTAVREHLGETLRLTADLTPPRADAAHPARWPLTTIGELARGGALMLRTGGNGGHARVPVLTDHDVLFGADPSGTLPESEEDAVLTEPGDVVVPVLGGGSVARVIDAATAGAALGRNLVLLRPDPAALDPWFLAGFLRGTANNRQASSYASTATRLDVRRLQLPRLPLDEQRRYGERFRALDEFERALRHAGRLGEQLVRGMYDGLTDGTVAPD